Proteins encoded by one window of Micromonospora coxensis:
- a CDS encoding sensor histidine kinase, producing MNTSRQGWTLRRRVLVLLTVVVALLLGLAAAEAALATKTRQNMDAVLVKTGPLRVQGQELLNALLDQETAVRGYAVSGDRADLAPYQTGLKQERDTVAAMNKLIGDYPAIQRDLRIVEQQAADWRRTVAEPVIATTERQGTAAGQALITDQARQQFDQIRASTEVLQTEIFAERNRTAQKVYETSNILVVLLIIAAVVIAVAGVLLVLSLDRMVIRPLTGLALQVREVAGGDYRHHIEGSGPPEFRRLAADVDAMRQKIARELDEVREARQNIEWVNSQLQKQAEELTRSNRDLEQFAYVASHDLQEPLRKVASFCQLLQRRYAGQLDERADQYIAFAVDGAQRMQRLINDLLAFSRIGRLTSGFTEVDLDKVMGDVAGQTEAARQYADADLTWGPMPTIRGEEPLLTNLLANLVSNSVKFRRADVPPKVHVSARLVDDEWEISCQDNGIGIEPEFADKIFVIFQRLHSKDAYPGTGIGLAIVKKIVEYHGGRVWVDTSVDEGTAIRFTLPARPEDVAAAKAEAAAAEEPTGDVDGAEETVPADASAPVDRQPDGAADDSVPDGATEQGTTGGMRETVG from the coding sequence GTGAACACCTCCCGTCAGGGCTGGACCCTGCGCCGGCGGGTGCTCGTGCTGCTCACCGTGGTGGTGGCGCTGCTGCTGGGCCTGGCGGCGGCGGAGGCCGCGCTGGCGACCAAGACCCGGCAGAACATGGACGCGGTGCTGGTCAAGACCGGGCCGCTGCGGGTGCAGGGCCAGGAACTGCTCAACGCCCTGCTCGACCAGGAGACCGCCGTGCGCGGCTACGCGGTCAGCGGCGACCGGGCCGACCTCGCCCCGTACCAGACCGGGCTGAAGCAGGAACGCGACACCGTCGCGGCGATGAACAAGCTGATCGGCGACTATCCCGCCATCCAGCGTGACCTGCGGATCGTGGAGCAGCAGGCGGCCGACTGGCGGCGGACCGTCGCCGAGCCGGTGATCGCCACGACCGAGCGGCAGGGCACGGCGGCCGGACAGGCGCTCATCACCGACCAGGCCCGGCAGCAGTTCGACCAGATCCGCGCCTCGACCGAGGTGCTCCAGACGGAGATCTTCGCCGAGCGCAACCGCACCGCGCAGAAGGTCTACGAGACGAGCAACATCCTGGTCGTCCTGCTGATCATCGCGGCGGTGGTGATCGCGGTCGCCGGCGTGCTGCTGGTGCTCTCGCTGGACCGGATGGTGATCCGGCCGCTCACCGGGCTGGCCCTGCAGGTGCGGGAGGTGGCCGGTGGCGACTACCGGCACCACATCGAGGGGTCCGGTCCGCCGGAGTTCCGCCGGCTCGCCGCCGACGTCGACGCCATGCGGCAGAAGATCGCCCGGGAGCTGGACGAGGTGCGCGAGGCGCGCCAGAACATCGAGTGGGTCAACAGCCAGCTCCAGAAGCAGGCCGAGGAGCTGACCCGCTCCAACCGCGACCTGGAGCAGTTCGCGTACGTCGCCTCGCACGACCTCCAGGAGCCGCTGCGCAAGGTGGCGAGCTTCTGCCAGCTCCTCCAGCGGCGCTACGCCGGGCAGCTCGACGAGCGGGCCGACCAGTACATCGCCTTCGCCGTCGACGGTGCGCAGCGGATGCAGCGCCTGATCAACGACCTGCTCGCCTTCTCCCGGATCGGCCGCCTCACCAGCGGCTTCACCGAGGTCGACCTGGACAAGGTGATGGGCGACGTGGCCGGGCAGACCGAGGCCGCCCGCCAGTACGCCGACGCCGACCTGACCTGGGGCCCGATGCCCACCATCCGGGGCGAGGAGCCGTTGCTGACCAACCTGCTGGCCAACCTGGTCAGCAACTCGGTGAAGTTCCGCCGGGCCGACGTCCCCCCGAAGGTGCACGTCTCCGCCCGGCTGGTCGACGACGAGTGGGAGATCAGCTGCCAGGACAACGGCATCGGGATCGAGCCGGAGTTCGCCGACAAGATCTTCGTGATCTTCCAGCGGCTGCACTCCAAGGACGCGTACCCGGGCACCGGCATCGGCCTGGCGATCGTCAAGAAGATCGTCGAGTACCACGGCGGCCGGGTCTGGGTGGACACCAGCGTCGACGAGGGCACCGCCATCCGGTTCACCCTCCCCGCGCGCCCGGAGGACGTCGCGGCGGCGAAGGCCGAGGCGGCCGCCGCCGAGGAGCCCACCGGGGACGTCGACGGCGCCGAGGAGACGGTCCCGGCCGACGCGTCGGCCCCGGTCGACCGGCAGCCGGACGGCGCGGCGGACGACAGCGTGCCCGACGGGGCGACGGAGCAGGGTACAACGGGTGGCATGAGGGAGACGGTGGGATGA
- a CDS encoding inositol monophosphatase family protein — MADRLRDEVGELLRETAAEVVLPLFRHLDDADVSEKAPGDLVTVADQRAEAKISAVLRKLRPGSVVVGEEAVAEDPSLLGHLRDGGDVWLVDPVDGTGNFAAGRRPFALMVALLSEGELTAAWVLDPLADTLADARRGEGSRLDGRPLRVADLAVAPGGLRGTAMTRFLPPGTRERVEAGGERIGELLPGQHCAGREYLDLLTREQEFVLFWRTLPWDHAPGVLLVREAGGVARRFDGTDYHPAEDGRGLLVAADEDTWTEVRDTLLGG, encoded by the coding sequence GTGGCTGACCGGCTGCGGGACGAGGTCGGCGAGCTGCTGCGGGAGACCGCGGCGGAGGTCGTGCTGCCCCTGTTCCGCCACCTCGACGACGCCGACGTCAGCGAGAAGGCCCCCGGCGACCTGGTCACGGTGGCCGACCAGCGGGCGGAGGCGAAGATCTCCGCCGTGCTGCGCAAGCTGCGCCCCGGCTCCGTGGTGGTCGGCGAGGAGGCGGTCGCCGAGGACCCGTCCCTGCTGGGGCACCTGCGCGACGGCGGTGACGTCTGGCTGGTCGACCCGGTCGACGGCACCGGGAACTTCGCCGCCGGACGCCGCCCGTTCGCGCTGATGGTCGCCCTGCTCAGCGAGGGCGAGCTGACCGCCGCCTGGGTGCTGGACCCGCTCGCCGACACCCTGGCCGACGCCCGACGGGGCGAGGGCAGCCGGCTCGACGGCCGACCGCTGCGGGTCGCCGACCTCGCCGTCGCCCCGGGCGGGCTGCGCGGTACGGCGATGACCCGGTTCCTGCCCCCGGGCACCCGGGAACGGGTCGAGGCCGGCGGTGAGCGGATCGGGGAGCTGCTCCCCGGGCAGCACTGCGCCGGTCGGGAGTACCTCGACCTGCTCACCCGTGAGCAGGAGTTCGTGCTCTTCTGGCGGACCCTGCCGTGGGACCACGCTCCCGGCGTGCTGCTGGTCCGGGAGGCCGGCGGGGTGGCCCGCCGGTTCGACGGCACCGACTACCACCCGGCCGAGGACGGTCGGGGGCTGCTCGTCGCCGCCGACGAGGACACCTGGACCGAGGTGCGCGACACCCTGCTCGGGGGCTGA
- a CDS encoding PP2C family protein-serine/threonine phosphatase, with translation MAGPSVAPYPQGGLGRNPNLPPGERLRVLLVEDDEGDAFLVSELLAETNSMIDLLVATSLSEARQRVAGVDCVLLDLGLPDAQGLDGLRKVLEMSTGAAVCVLTGRSDEHLGIVAVAEGAQDYLVKGQVDGVLLTRALRYAVERKRADENARRLREVELRQAESARLERGLLPQPLMSTDEVSVHTFYRPGRHAALIGGDFFDVVQTRPDRVDLIVGDVCGHGVDEAALGVELRVAWRALILAGVPDDEVLPALEQVLMSERRLQEIFATVATVRLDLDANRATVRLAGHPPPLLLSGGKVAPVPAPGGLLLGVRPRRPVAFDLEFSTDDWSLLMYTDGLIEGRVGDGDERLDVPGLAGLLEDPANHAVPLAELPAWLVGRAEQINGGPLADDVAMLLVTRGGGR, from the coding sequence ATGGCCGGTCCCTCCGTCGCGCCGTACCCGCAGGGCGGCCTCGGGCGCAACCCGAACCTGCCGCCCGGCGAGCGACTGCGGGTGCTGCTGGTCGAGGACGACGAGGGCGACGCCTTCCTGGTCAGTGAACTGCTCGCCGAGACCAACTCGATGATCGACCTGCTGGTCGCCACCAGTCTGAGCGAGGCGCGGCAGCGGGTGGCCGGGGTGGACTGCGTCCTGCTCGACCTCGGGCTCCCCGACGCGCAGGGCCTGGACGGGCTGCGCAAGGTGCTGGAGATGTCCACCGGCGCGGCGGTCTGCGTGCTGACCGGCCGCTCCGACGAGCACCTGGGCATCGTCGCGGTCGCCGAGGGCGCCCAGGACTACCTGGTCAAGGGCCAGGTCGACGGGGTGCTGCTGACCCGCGCGCTGCGCTACGCGGTGGAGCGCAAGCGGGCCGACGAGAACGCCCGCCGGCTGCGCGAGGTCGAGCTGCGTCAGGCCGAGTCGGCCCGCCTGGAACGTGGCCTGCTGCCCCAGCCGCTGATGTCCACCGACGAGGTGTCGGTGCACACCTTCTACCGGCCCGGCCGGCACGCCGCCCTGATCGGCGGGGACTTCTTCGACGTCGTGCAGACCCGGCCCGACCGGGTCGACCTGATCGTCGGCGACGTCTGCGGGCACGGCGTGGACGAGGCGGCGCTCGGCGTCGAACTCCGGGTCGCCTGGCGGGCGCTGATCCTGGCCGGGGTCCCCGACGACGAGGTGCTGCCCGCGCTGGAGCAGGTGCTGATGAGCGAGCGTCGGCTCCAGGAGATCTTCGCGACCGTCGCCACCGTCCGGCTGGACCTCGACGCCAACCGGGCGACCGTCCGGCTGGCCGGGCACCCCCCGCCGCTGCTGCTCTCCGGGGGCAAGGTCGCGCCCGTTCCGGCGCCCGGCGGCCTGCTCCTCGGCGTACGACCGCGCCGGCCCGTAGCGTTCGACCTGGAGTTCTCCACCGATGACTGGTCCCTGCTGATGTACACCGACGGCCTGATCGAGGGGCGGGTGGGCGACGGCGACGAACGGCTGGACGTGCCGGGGCTCGCCGGTCTGCTGGAGGACCCGGCCAACCACGCGGTGCCGCTGGCCGAGCTGCCGGCCTGGCTGGTCGGCCGGGCGGAGCAGATCAACGGCGGCCCGCTCGCCGACGACGTCGCCATGCTCCTGGTCACCCGGGGCGGCGGCCGGTGA
- a CDS encoding response regulator: protein MTVPADGNSPIEVLLVEDDPGDVLMTQEAFEEHKLRNRLTVVSDGAEALAYLRREGQYADAVLPDLILLDLNLPRRDGREVLEEIKKDDQLCRIPVVVLTTSQADEDILRSYQLHANAYVTKPVDFERFISVVRQIDEFFVSVVKLPPRG, encoded by the coding sequence ATGACGGTGCCGGCGGACGGCAACAGCCCGATCGAGGTCCTGCTCGTCGAGGACGACCCGGGCGACGTGCTGATGACCCAGGAGGCGTTCGAGGAGCACAAGCTCCGCAACCGGCTCACCGTCGTCTCCGACGGCGCCGAGGCGCTGGCCTACCTGCGGCGCGAGGGGCAGTACGCGGACGCGGTGCTGCCCGACCTGATCCTGCTCGACCTGAACCTGCCGCGCCGCGACGGGCGTGAGGTGCTGGAGGAGATCAAGAAGGACGACCAGCTCTGCCGGATCCCGGTGGTCGTGCTCACCACCTCCCAGGCCGACGAGGACATCCTGCGCAGCTACCAGCTGCACGCCAACGCCTACGTGACCAAGCCGGTGGACTTCGAGCGCTTCATCTCGGTGGTGCGGCAGATCGACGAGTTCTTCGTCAGCGTGGTCAAGCTCCCGCCGCGTGGCTGA